One genomic window of Marinobacter sp. SS13-12 includes the following:
- the tyrS gene encoding tyrosine--tRNA ligase encodes MASIDEALAVVKRGMDELISEEALVEKLREGRPLRIKAGFDPTAPDLHLGHTVLINKLRQFQDLGHEVIFLIGDFTGMIGDPTGKSATRPPLTEAQVAENAISYKEQVFKILDPGKTRVVFNSDWMSKLSAADMIRLAGQYTVARMLERDDFTKRYRAEQPIAIHEFLYPLVQGYDSVALEADVELGGTDQKFNLLMGRILQRHYGQSPQVVLTMPILEGLDGVQKMSKSLGNYVGVNDSPGEMYTKLLSMPDDLLWRYFELLSFRPLAEVEEFHAAVDNGANPQEYKKLLAEEIITRFHDAEAAATAHKSAGNRVGLGEIPENVPVVEVSLAGRGELHIVSLLKEANLASNGKAAKDVFGRGAVYINGEQVTDERLFAAGDDCVVQAGKKKIARVLVKD; translated from the coding sequence ATGGCATCTATTGATGAGGCCTTGGCCGTAGTCAAGCGCGGCATGGATGAGTTGATTTCCGAAGAGGCGCTGGTTGAAAAACTTCGAGAGGGGCGCCCTCTCAGGATCAAGGCAGGGTTTGATCCGACGGCGCCTGATCTGCACCTGGGGCATACCGTGCTGATCAACAAGCTTCGCCAGTTTCAGGATCTGGGGCACGAGGTTATTTTTCTTATTGGTGACTTTACCGGAATGATTGGCGATCCAACCGGTAAGAGCGCTACCCGTCCTCCACTCACCGAGGCGCAGGTGGCCGAAAATGCCATTAGCTATAAAGAGCAGGTGTTCAAAATCCTGGATCCCGGGAAGACCCGGGTCGTTTTCAATTCCGACTGGATGAGCAAGCTCTCCGCTGCAGACATGATCCGCCTGGCCGGCCAGTACACCGTCGCACGGATGTTGGAGCGAGACGACTTCACCAAGCGCTATCGCGCCGAACAGCCCATTGCCATCCACGAGTTCCTTTATCCTCTTGTTCAGGGCTACGATTCAGTGGCACTCGAGGCCGATGTCGAGCTGGGAGGAACTGACCAGAAATTCAACCTTCTGATGGGGCGCATTCTGCAGAGACATTATGGGCAGTCGCCTCAGGTCGTTCTCACCATGCCGATACTCGAAGGGCTCGACGGCGTCCAGAAAATGTCGAAGTCCCTTGGCAACTATGTAGGAGTCAACGACTCGCCCGGTGAGATGTACACCAAATTGCTGTCCATGCCGGACGATCTGCTTTGGCGTTACTTTGAATTGTTGAGCTTCCGGCCGCTGGCCGAAGTGGAGGAGTTTCACGCTGCCGTAGACAATGGCGCCAACCCGCAGGAGTACAAGAAGCTCCTGGCGGAAGAGATCATTACCCGTTTCCACGACGCCGAAGCGGCTGCGACGGCTCACAAGTCGGCCGGTAATCGGGTGGGCCTTGGCGAGATCCCTGAGAATGTACCAGTAGTGGAGGTTTCCCTGGCCGGGCGCGGTGAATTGCATATTGTGTCATTGCTCAAGGAGGCCAACCTGGCGAGCAATGGCAAGGCTGCGAAGGACGTGTTCGGTCGCGGCGCTGTCTACATTAATGGTGAGCAGGTAACGGACGAACGGTTGTTTGCCGCTGGTGATGACTGTGTTGTCCAGGCAGGTAAGAAGAAGATTGCCCGTGTTCTGGTCAAGGATTGA
- a CDS encoding peptidoglycan DD-metalloendopeptidase family protein, translating into MLKMFPKTHITIAAATSVVIAAAILMSPSANVEANRMAYALDLDEGTVSESGSRPAKQAKSNDKPAPDSEVSTATKEPELPEALDTAAAIAEASEPELQWQEYKIKSGDTLSSLFGKAGFNDGIMLSVIHGDGEADKLQRLYAGETISFATDDAGELTAVDLQRNLLESLRVEKTEDGFKGETVVREPDVKPAFASGIIDGSLYVAAREAGMSDRLAMEMAGIFGWNIDFVYDVRKGDRFEVVYEELYLDGEKFDTGNIISARFVNQGKDVIALQYTDSSGDTDYYSPDGSSMRKAFLRTPISARVSSSFNLQRRHPVLDVVRPHEGTDYAAPPGTPIKAAGHGRVQFAGWKGGYGRTVILKHGDNITTLYAHMSRLGKGIKTGTRVKQGDTIGHVGSSGMVTGPHLHYEFRVNGSPRNSRTVKLPDAKPVPQSEMARFKKHANQQVAKFELFRQDYQQLALAADE; encoded by the coding sequence GTGCTGAAAATGTTTCCAAAAACACATATTACCATCGCCGCCGCGACCAGCGTGGTCATCGCCGCCGCGATTCTCATGAGCCCAAGTGCCAACGTTGAAGCCAACAGAATGGCCTACGCACTCGATCTCGATGAAGGCACCGTCAGCGAGTCAGGCAGTCGGCCCGCCAAACAGGCGAAGAGCAACGATAAACCGGCTCCTGATTCTGAAGTATCCACAGCCACAAAAGAACCCGAGCTGCCTGAGGCACTTGATACTGCAGCTGCCATCGCGGAGGCCAGCGAGCCTGAGCTGCAATGGCAAGAGTACAAGATCAAGTCCGGCGACACCCTGTCGTCCCTCTTCGGTAAAGCCGGATTCAACGACGGCATCATGCTGTCTGTTATTCATGGCGACGGCGAAGCGGACAAATTACAGCGGCTTTATGCCGGTGAAACCATCTCGTTCGCAACCGATGACGCCGGCGAACTGACAGCGGTTGACCTTCAGCGCAACCTTCTGGAAAGCCTTCGTGTCGAGAAAACCGAAGATGGCTTTAAAGGCGAAACGGTGGTTCGTGAACCCGATGTAAAACCCGCCTTTGCCTCCGGCATTATTGACGGTTCGCTTTATGTAGCCGCCCGGGAAGCCGGTATGTCAGACAGGCTGGCGATGGAAATGGCAGGCATCTTCGGCTGGAACATCGACTTCGTCTATGACGTGCGCAAGGGCGACCGGTTTGAAGTGGTTTATGAAGAGTTGTACCTGGATGGTGAAAAGTTCGACACCGGCAACATTATCTCCGCCCGCTTCGTTAACCAGGGCAAGGACGTCATCGCACTGCAGTACACCGACAGCAGCGGCGATACCGACTACTACAGCCCCGATGGCAGCAGCATGCGCAAGGCGTTCCTGAGAACACCGATCAGTGCGCGGGTTTCTTCATCCTTTAACCTGCAGCGTCGCCATCCGGTGCTGGATGTGGTTCGTCCTCACGAAGGCACAGACTACGCAGCACCTCCGGGAACACCGATCAAGGCAGCCGGTCACGGCCGGGTTCAGTTTGCAGGCTGGAAAGGGGGTTATGGGCGCACCGTTATTCTCAAGCACGGTGACAACATCACTACCCTTTATGCCCACATGAGCCGCCTCGGCAAAGGCATAAAGACTGGCACGCGCGTCAAACAGGGCGACACCATCGGCCACGTGGGTTCATCCGGCATGGTAACCGGCCCTCACCTTCATTATGAGTTCCGGGTGAATGGATCCCCGAGAAATTCCCGGACCGTGAAACTGCCGGATGCCAAGCCGGTACCACAGTCTGAAATGGCCCGCTTCAAAAAGCACGCCAATCAGCAGGTGGCCAAGTTTGAGCTGTTCCGTCAGGATTACCAGCAACTGGCCCTGGCCGCAGACGAATAA
- a CDS encoding anhydro-N-acetylmuramic acid kinase, whose protein sequence is MKAWIGLMSGTSMDGIDAILVSFRDRNIQIHATHTTDYPDDIRQRLANLSQNRGTPDDLGELDHATGSLFALAASSVIEKSGFPSTSIAAIGSHGQTIRHQPDGSAPFSIQVGDPTLIAERTGITTVADFRRRDLAAGGQGAPLVPAFHKAFFSDAAEDRCILNLGGIANITHLPASDKAPVTGFDTGPSNALMDAWCLDQTGRAYDKDGAWADEGIVDQSLLGDMLSEAYFSRQPPKSTGTEKFNLEWLKVLLNRHPDLPGADVQRTLLELTAVTVAQQIPPSPGMTIFVCGGGARNKVLMRELKRTCSPLRIASTAELGLDPQWVEPAAFAWLASQTLSGKSGNLPEVTGASGERILGAVYYA, encoded by the coding sequence ATGAAAGCCTGGATTGGATTGATGTCCGGCACCAGTATGGATGGCATCGACGCCATACTGGTGTCTTTCCGGGACCGAAACATTCAGATTCACGCCACTCACACCACCGATTATCCTGACGACATCCGCCAGCGACTTGCCAACCTCAGCCAGAACCGCGGCACCCCGGATGACCTTGGAGAGCTGGACCACGCAACCGGCTCCCTGTTTGCCCTTGCCGCAAGCAGTGTCATTGAAAAGTCCGGCTTCCCGTCGACGTCGATTGCAGCCATTGGCAGCCATGGGCAGACGATTCGACACCAGCCAGACGGTTCAGCACCCTTTTCCATTCAGGTTGGCGACCCTACCCTCATTGCAGAACGCACCGGCATAACAACCGTTGCCGACTTCCGACGTCGCGACCTGGCAGCCGGAGGGCAAGGCGCGCCACTGGTCCCGGCGTTCCACAAAGCGTTCTTCAGCGATGCCGCAGAGGACCGCTGCATTCTTAACCTTGGCGGCATTGCCAATATCACCCACCTGCCTGCCAGCGACAAAGCGCCTGTCACCGGCTTTGACACCGGACCATCGAATGCACTGATGGATGCATGGTGCCTGGATCAGACTGGCCGCGCCTATGACAAGGATGGCGCCTGGGCAGATGAAGGCATCGTGGACCAGAGCCTGCTGGGCGATATGCTTTCCGAGGCCTACTTCTCGCGACAGCCGCCCAAAAGCACCGGTACTGAAAAGTTCAACCTGGAATGGCTGAAGGTTCTGTTGAACCGGCACCCGGACCTTCCCGGGGCCGATGTCCAGAGGACTCTGCTGGAACTGACGGCCGTCACCGTGGCACAGCAGATACCCCCCTCACCGGGAATGACCATTTTTGTATGCGGCGGGGGAGCCAGAAACAAGGTGCTTATGCGGGAACTGAAACGAACCTGCAGCCCTTTACGAATTGCTTCTACAGCAGAGTTGGGCCTGGATCCACAATGGGTTGAGCCAGCAGCGTTTGCCTGGCTGGCCAGCCAGACACTGTCAGGAAAATCGGGAAACCTGCCGGAAGTGACAGGCGCAAGCGGGGAGAGAATTCTGGGCGCTGTCTATTACGCCTGA
- the erpA gene encoding iron-sulfur cluster insertion protein ErpA, translating to MTPVFFSDSAVSKVRDLVEEEGNSDLKLRVFVTGGGCSGFQYGFSFDEAQDEEDTVIEKDGVMLLVDPMSYQYLVGATVDYQEGLQGSQFVVQNPNASSTCGCGSSFSI from the coding sequence ATGACACCGGTATTTTTCAGTGACAGTGCGGTGTCCAAAGTGCGTGATCTTGTTGAGGAAGAGGGCAACTCTGACCTCAAGCTTCGCGTGTTTGTGACCGGTGGTGGTTGCTCTGGTTTCCAGTACGGGTTCTCGTTTGACGAGGCTCAGGACGAAGAAGACACCGTTATTGAGAAGGATGGTGTGATGTTACTGGTGGATCCCATGAGCTATCAGTACCTGGTGGGGGCAACCGTGGATTACCAGGAAGGGCTGCAGGGTTCACAGTTTGTGGTGCAGAATCCCAACGCGAGCTCCACGTGTGGTTGCGGCAGTTCCTTTTCCATCTGA
- a CDS encoding polymer-forming cytoskeletal protein, with protein MLGKKKQKPRRPSGHFDTLVSSRTTVEGDVHFSGGLHVDGTIRGRVVAEEGGDAVLRVSEVGSVEGDIVAPHVIVNGTVHGDVYASTHLELAEKASIHGNVYYNLIEMAMGASVNGSLVHQNEPVGLLGRDKHQASARVADEAKAEDHGDTAVPDKE; from the coding sequence ATGCTTGGCAAGAAGAAACAGAAACCCCGCCGCCCCAGTGGGCATTTTGATACCCTCGTCTCGTCCCGCACAACGGTGGAGGGGGACGTGCATTTCTCCGGTGGGCTTCACGTTGACGGCACGATTCGCGGCCGGGTGGTCGCGGAAGAAGGCGGCGACGCGGTGCTCAGAGTGTCTGAAGTCGGCTCTGTGGAAGGGGACATTGTTGCACCCCACGTGATCGTCAATGGCACAGTGCATGGGGACGTCTATGCATCCACGCACCTTGAGCTGGCGGAAAAGGCGTCGATTCACGGCAATGTCTATTACAACCTGATTGAAATGGCCATGGGTGCCTCGGTGAATGGCAGCCTGGTTCACCAGAACGAACCGGTCGGGCTGCTTGGCCGCGACAAGCACCAGGCCAGTGCCCGGGTGGCCGACGAAGCCAAAGCCGAAGACCACGGTGATACAGCGGTACCTGACAAGGAATAG
- a CDS encoding DUF6776 family protein, with protein sequence MSESRKPAEEYVVIRHRPGYRLRRTLILLTFSITAAVLGYATGMAQGGFRFSTAEESRDRLEEQVEQLREQNRETSQQLVNLERGRTIDAQALNQARRTIVALETQIASLKADLTFYKNIMAPSETSKGLQVDRLAMQRARQDGAYNFKLVLTQVGDNKSYIAGVVAVNVIGMRNDEKEVIALRDLSDDIDDLGVRFRYRYFQDIEGLLRLPDGFEPLEVQVVARAEGNKSSQAERTFDWDELTEN encoded by the coding sequence GTGAGTGAATCCAGAAAGCCCGCTGAAGAATACGTTGTCATCCGCCATCGCCCGGGCTACCGGCTTCGCCGTACCCTGATACTGCTGACATTCTCCATTACCGCCGCGGTGCTCGGGTACGCGACGGGCATGGCCCAGGGCGGATTCCGGTTTTCCACCGCGGAGGAGTCCCGCGATCGCCTTGAGGAGCAGGTTGAACAGCTGCGGGAGCAGAACCGGGAAACGAGTCAGCAACTGGTTAATCTCGAGCGGGGGCGAACCATCGATGCCCAGGCCCTGAATCAGGCCCGCAGAACCATCGTAGCTCTGGAAACGCAGATCGCATCACTGAAAGCGGATCTGACTTTCTATAAAAACATTATGGCACCCTCGGAAACCAGCAAAGGCTTGCAGGTTGACCGACTGGCTATGCAACGTGCGCGTCAGGACGGAGCTTACAACTTCAAACTGGTACTGACTCAGGTAGGCGACAACAAAAGCTATATCGCAGGCGTGGTTGCGGTAAACGTAATCGGCATGCGTAACGACGAAAAGGAAGTAATCGCACTGCGGGATCTGTCCGACGATATTGATGACCTCGGCGTCAGGTTCCGCTATCGATACTTCCAGGATATTGAGGGCCTGTTGCGGCTACCGGATGGTTTTGAACCCCTTGAGGTTCAGGTGGTGGCACGTGCCGAAGGTAATAAATCGTCCCAGGCTGAGCGTACATTTGACTGGGATGAATTAACGGAGAACTGA
- the argC gene encoding N-acetyl-gamma-glutamyl-phosphate reductase gives MIKVGIVGGTGYTGVELLRILAVHPEVTVSCITSRSEAGMPVADMYPNLRGHYDLAFSEPDVETLAACDLVFFATPHGVAMRMMPELMAAGARVVDLSADFRLKDLDVWAKWYGMPHESPEWAEKAIYGLPEVVRGEIRTAQLVANPGCYPTAVQLGFLPLLENGLVDPSRLIADAKSGASGAGRQGKIGMLHGEVGESFKAYGASGHRHLPEIRQGLTLAAGSEVGVTFVPHLIPMVRGIEATLYAELRNPADFDRLQSLYEERFRDEPFVDVMPFGSHPETRSVRGANQCRMALHRQEQSNIVIISSVIDNLVKGAAGQAIQNMNIMFGLQETMGLEAPALLP, from the coding sequence GTGATAAAAGTAGGCATTGTAGGTGGAACCGGTTATACCGGTGTTGAGCTTCTGAGAATCCTGGCGGTTCATCCTGAAGTAACGGTGAGTTGTATTACATCGCGCTCGGAGGCGGGCATGCCGGTTGCCGACATGTATCCGAACCTGCGTGGCCATTACGACCTCGCTTTTTCAGAGCCTGATGTGGAAACCCTGGCAGCCTGTGACCTGGTCTTTTTCGCAACCCCCCATGGCGTGGCAATGCGCATGATGCCGGAACTGATGGCTGCGGGTGCCCGTGTTGTGGACCTGTCTGCAGACTTCCGCCTGAAAGACCTTGATGTCTGGGCCAAGTGGTATGGCATGCCCCACGAAAGCCCCGAGTGGGCAGAAAAGGCCATTTATGGCCTGCCGGAAGTGGTCAGGGGCGAGATTCGCACCGCGCAACTGGTGGCCAATCCGGGTTGTTACCCGACAGCAGTTCAACTGGGCTTTCTGCCCTTGCTGGAGAACGGGCTGGTTGATCCATCGCGACTGATTGCCGATGCCAAGTCTGGTGCCAGTGGCGCCGGGCGGCAGGGCAAGATCGGCATGCTGCACGGCGAGGTCGGTGAGAGCTTCAAGGCTTATGGTGCCTCCGGTCACCGGCATCTTCCCGAAATCCGCCAGGGGCTGACCCTGGCCGCTGGCAGCGAAGTGGGTGTCACCTTCGTGCCGCACCTGATCCCGATGGTGCGCGGTATCGAAGCCACGCTTTATGCGGAGCTGCGTAACCCTGCTGACTTTGATCGTTTGCAGTCATTGTACGAAGAGCGATTCCGGGACGAGCCTTTTGTGGATGTGATGCCCTTTGGCAGCCACCCGGAAACCCGCAGCGTCCGTGGTGCCAACCAGTGCCGCATGGCGCTCCATCGGCAGGAACAGAGCAACATCGTTATCATTTCATCGGTTATTGATAACCTGGTGAAAGGTGCGGCAGGACAGGCCATCCAGAACATGAACATCATGTTCGGCCTGCAGGAAACCATGGGGCTGGAAGCGCCCGCGTTGCTGCCATAG